ATTCATATTGGGACGGAGAGGTGGACGATGCGCGTTCCTCAAAGGTATCTCGCATAGCGCTGAAATATTCGCAATCAGATGGAGTCTGTTCGAAAAACAGTGGAAAATCTTCCCTCTCCTGCTCCTCCTCctgctcctcctcctcctcctcctcctcctcttcctcctccgtAGACGTTGTAGTAGTAGAGAAAGAATCAATGCTGCAACGATTATCATTATTCGGGGACGGATCCCGTTCGCTATCGCCGCTCATCGGTGAATCATCATCGGTAGCCTCGGAGATCGAATAACTGTGAATCGATGAATCGTAAAACAGTTCGAAATCCGAACTCACGAGATCCATTTCGGATGAACTGGAATTTGAGTGGATGATGAAGAAGGGGTCGTCACGGACATCCTCATCCGCTGTAAGCATTTTAGGCAGACAACTTTTAATTGGGACCGGCATCTGTCGCGTTGTTTCACTACCATAACTCTCGTAAACATCGATCATATCGAATGCCTGACGATCCATGGGGCATGTGTTCGAATGAGCGGTCCATTTTAAAATACATTGTAGACAAAAGGAATGATCACAGGTCGTCGGAATAGCCACTTCCTGTTGCTTGAACGGAAGCCAACAAATCGGGCAGtgctcgatcgatcgatcatcTTTGTTGTCATCTTTCTCCTTGCTGCCTTCAACCTCATCAGTCTTCACAGTACAAGCTGTAACTATgtccaacaattttttttgaccaATTGAATCGGACGAACCCAGAGATTCCGAATTTCATGAGTTCATCGTCTACATTTTCATGTTTCAAGAATTTGTTGCACCTTATATTCTCCCCTCAGCCTTTATTCCCTGACAACTCCAAGAATTATTCTACAATTCTCCTGTTTGATATTTTCTCAACAATATTGCATTATAGATACCGTTTTCAGAAGAACCGGCTACTTCCAAAACTCTGCTTCCTGCTTTATCTTTTTCATCCGACTCATTCATTGTTTTCTGTgagaataattgaattttgttaaCACGAATATTAGTCAGAGCTCTCCGGTAAAAGGCACAGAGTCACACGGGATAACATAATGATGTAATACCGATATGTGTTATTTTGCTTTAGCAGCAATGCATAattgtttttatattattgTAATTATCTCAAGATCTAAATTTGAAACTTGAGCGAACTTGCTTCAGAAACTACATCATTTTACCTATTCAATGAATGCACAATTCTTACTATTATTCTTGGCTTTCTTCTTGGATTCAAGTCCGGAGCATCGCCGTCGTCGCTGCTATCAGTGTCCATAACGCACATATGCCTTCTTTTCTTAGATTTCCCTTTTGATAGCTGTTTCCCACCGTCTCTTGACATTCTTCTCAGATTCGAACAAAATATACTTGTATGTTCCAAATTATATTGGCACTCTGAaacagatatatatatatatatatatatatactattATCAAAGCCTCAATGCCATCCGATGTACAACAACGAAtgatgcaaattttttttttcacttaatcgGGCCGCGCGGTTATTTGTCAAGAATATAATTTTGTTCCACTCGACCACTCGACATATACATACGTAGTATgctgtacatatatatgttGCTAGATTTTTAGTTAGGTTAAAAGAAAATCtataatgatttttcattgaataccttaacgattcgataaaaagtTGACAtggccaataaaaaaaatcaatgtttacaatGGTCTCTATGATGTTGCTTAATAATCTTTTCTATACGATGAAAcgtgataatatttttttctcaatttcttaTTCTCATGTGTTGTGTCATCATTCGTAATCGATGCTGCGATGATTgtcgtgtgcgtgtgtgtgttgtTTCCGATGATAATTGATCGATTACtaaaatatatatacttttttcttagtctattttgtttttttctttatacgtttgctatatttttcttcttcgaacggcggggggggggggggggggggaggggggggaggAATGATACATACCGGAAACTGAAAGTGATTCGCACCGCACGACCGCCGGGCTTTTTCGaatataagattttttttcaaattttgagtCGACGCATTTTTCCTAAACGTTTGAAACAACCGTATAGTATATGGCTCGCGTATACGATTCGTCAATCTTTCCTACATCGTCATTTAATTATTCGTTGTTGGAAAAGTAAAtgaaatctattttattaaaaataaatgtaatttGACTTTATTTCCCGCGTCTGCATGTcctccgcgcgcgcgcgatgtCGACGTCGTCCTCCGGAAGTGTGCACACGCTTAAAGGAGGCGGCCATCTTGTTCTTATTTCCTGTAGCAGCCAACGGCACGCCAGTGTCTTTTGGAAGAGAATAACTCATCGTCATGGGTCGTATGCACGCTCCGGGGTAACAATTTATTGATTTACTATCACTtaacaataaaatattcagCCAAATATCATTTAACTAAAATAACCACCTTTTTCATCAACCAGTTAAACAATTATCCCTGGTTTTGCACCGACCGAAAAGGTGATTGTCAATTCAAATGATAACGTGGATTAGAGTTCGCCATGCGTCATTTGTATCTGCCATCTCGTAACGCCTAAATTTCTAATTCCATTCACTTCTGGTACCCACTAGTTATTGGAACGaacaatatttcaatttagtaccagtgttttttttttcttcatacatTTCTTTTGCCGTTACGCAAATATCTTCTTTCTAACCTCACTTCTAACTGATACAAATGTCTGATGCGAAGATTGTATATTCATGAATACATGCACACATACATCATAGTCGAACGATgcagaattttcgattttttcacgcCATGTACAAAtctaaaactttatttttcagaaaGGGTATATCCCAGTCTGCGCTTCCATACAGACGGAGCGTACCGACTTGGCTGAAACTTACGCCCGACGATTGTAAAGATCTTATTTTTAAATTGGCAAAAAAAGGTCATACCCCGTCGCAAATCGGTGAGTTGAGTGAATCTTGCAACGATGTTGTGTCGTTTTTccataaattttttataaccCAACAGCAACAAACAAACTCcgtcatgaatttttcaggtGTTGTTCTTCGTGACTCTCATGGCGTCGCTCAAGTTCGTTTTCGCacagggaacaaaatcctcaggaTTGTCAAGAGCATGGGACTTGCCCCTGATCTACCCGAAGATCTCTATTACCTGATCAAGAAAGCGGTCAAGATACGCAAGCATTTGGAACGTAATCGCAAGGACACAGACAGCAAATTCCGTTTGATTCTTGTTGAATCAAGAATCCATAGGCTCGGTCGCTATTACAAATCCAAGGGCTCTCTTGCACCCAACTGGAAATATGAGAGCTCAACCGCCAGTGCTCTTGTCGCTTAATTCCATCATGCTTTATATTTACGTTGTATCAATAAATCTGACTTATTGATTCATACGCAACATCTCATCTCTTTTCTCCGAGTTTCTTAAATATAACCAACCATATCGTGAGATTCTTTGGTAATGGGAAATTTATTGAAAGTTTCAAATCAAGTGTGTTCCATCTCAAAAACGAACGTGTGATTCTATTTAATTCCATGTACACTGGGGAAAACTTTGGTGGGATGTGGATGAAACTACGAACCATTATTATTCCGCGCATCCTGTATTGCaggtaattttttaagatcCGATAAATACATGTAAATGGTAAAATCtttatcaaaataaatgatgGAAATGCGTTATGATGAACAGTTACGGGGTTGAAGAATACTTACGAaacgtactttttttttttttgtctttactATTACCAAAGGTTTTCGAGTACTCGTCGAATACACAGTACGAATTACGTGACTGTTGAATATTTGTCATCGAATATATGTTTCAGCGCGGAGTGACAGGGTGACATTGTCCATACATTGGCAAATATTTTAAAAGAGAGTAAAAGAATATAGCGAGCGAATAATTGTGTTTTTCATTCTATCGTTGATTATAAAATGCGCGAATGCACGAATGTCAATCATTGTCCTCGTAATGTTGAGCCTTTTGCCATTTTGCGACCATAGTGGAGACTTCCTTCTGTTTCTTGCTTATGCCCAGTTTAGTCTGAAGTAATAGAAAATTggttaaattaataataataataataataatatatatatatatatatatatatatattcacattaaacaaggatcggaggtGAAAGTATCTCGCCTGTTTGTTTGCCTCTTTtaccttctttttttttcgttcctttaAAACAGAATCGGTGAGGATAGGTGGTGGCGGtggcggtggtggtggtggtggtggttgtTGGTCGATTTCGGAGGCAGGTTGAATTTGCTGCAGCTGCTGCGGTATCGTTAACGGAATCGGTTCAATCGGTAAGATTTGATCAGTCTCAAGATCACTGCTGCTCCTGATAGCTTTTTCCATCGATGCAATATCATTGTAAAACGAATCGATTGCCAAACCCAGAGTTTCCTTATGACTCTTTATCGGTGGTTTTGCAATAACCCGCGTGTTCGTATACACTTGACCATAATCCACCATAAATTGTACCGCTTCCTGGCCCGTTAATCTATTTGCAGCGGCTATTAAGGCTTGCTGAaagcattttaaaaaatatgttaCACCCAACATTATAAAACGAGCGGTGTTGAGCGAGTCTGTGTGTCGCACATCCATCGTGCCGACACAACGAAgataataatttcaatattaataaataatgtgAGATTGCGACTAACGTTGTGCAAATGTTGATGATAAGTAGGATAATGCATAAGTTGTCCCTGCATGAGAGCGGCGGCGGTATGATGACCAAGAATCGTTGGATCACCGATCGTAGCTGTATAAATTGGATTGGTTGTTTGTGGGGGGGCTGCTGCAGGTGTATACAACATGGTTGACTCGATGGAACGAGCGGCTATCGCGAATGGCATGTCCGGTGGATCGACACCGGGCGGCAAGGGCTCGTTATTCGGAGGGTTTGGTACCGGGGTTGGCGGATGAGGTGGTAACGGTGGTTTACTCAATTTCCTTGGTGAAGGTGGAAGCGGTGGATTCACcaaactttctttttcttcattttccgcTTCATCCGATGCTCCATTGATTTCTATTCGGTGCGATATTTTCAATTGtaaggaaaaaacgaaaacaaattattgACAAATCCCAGATACAAATATTTACCGGTAgtgcatttttctttcttcgattCTGAAATAGTTTCTTGGACACTACCGGTGCCGGTGCCAGAGCCACAGCCAGAGCCACAGCCAGAGCCACAGCCAGAGCCGCCTCTTCttcttttcccttttctcATATCTTCGGCGTATATTCTCGGGGGAGGTGGAGGACTGGGACTTGAAATTTGAGGAGGCGGCGGTGGTGGCACAGCGACTTGGTTTCGTTCCTTCATTTTGTTACCGTCTAATAATTCCTCTTTCAATAGTTCGCTGTTTCTCATCGGTGGTACTGAAGCTGCTGCTGATGTTATTTGCTGATCTTTGACCGATTGATCTGACTCTACGATCAGATGGTAGCGGTGAAAACTGTTCGTCGAACAATCGACGATTATTTACATTATATTCGAATCGCACTGGGCGAGAGACTTACTTACCTATTATACACGGCTCCTCCTGTCCCTGAGGTGGTGGCGTTGTGCACAATTCCATTTCTTCGGTACCACCGATAACATCAGCCTCCGGATAAGTCCATTGAGCATCGCCGCTCATTGAGTTTCGATAGAAGTAGCGTTTATGCGACCTAGAATCATGCCGCCGCCCCCACCCCCAAAagaaaacatcaaaaaatgaGAACAAAGAGAATTGACTGATTTTCTTTAGCGTCACACTTTCGACATTTCGTCACTTTAGATTCATTTTTCCTACCCTCCTCGACGCAACATCTCTCAGTTACCACTCGGTGAAAAttgtcttcatttttttttcttcaattaatACGCTTTAACACTAGTTTATGTGAACCATATTTTGCATCCCTACCTGTAGTCtcggttgttttttttttctacctttcGAAATTCatactaaaaaattatttatacgTAAGAAAAATGTACCAACGGATGACGGATCTTATTCGACACAAGAAACCATTGGATCATCGACAAtaggaatcattttttttttagatttttccgtTATACGATTGATCACggatttgtttgtcgtttatagttttctttttcttttcattgcaTATTTgtttgttctctctctctctctcactctttctctcttttcttcaattttcaaggtAGCTGATTCCGATTGTCCGTTTGTGAAAGATTCGTATGCATTCAATGATGACccttttgtatttttagaGCATCGAGATTATAAATATAGAGCGAAACGTTGAATATCGCGAAACTTGAACATGTCAATCCACTATTATATCTATATTCAATGGTTTTTGAGCTTTTCTCGTGTTCCTCGCGATCAGCATCGACTGAAATCAGTTTCGCTTCCCCGTCATACCTATAACACTAAGACAAAGTATaaatcatgaaatttcaacaaaagtatCAAGGAATAATCAGTTCTCACATACAAACCGTTCCTCCCCGCGGATGATTTTGCTTTTGCAAAACGGGTAACGCCACGAGACGAATCGTTCGTCGAACAATTGTCCCTGCGGAATGTGTATTTTGCAAGCCCCCCCCGCCCTCCCCCCTCGCGCGCCCgcgaaataagagaaaaatagGCTTTTTGAGGTTTTGTCGATTTGTTGAAAACATTATCTTGGAACAACGATGAGGCTGGTCCGCAATAATATTGCAATTGAATGCGAGTTCGATGTATAAGTATTGgaatgaatgaataattttgaggaaggtcaGCCCCCACGTTTCACGCACGTACCTCACGTTTCACCGCCGTCGCAGTGACGACGACATGTTTTCCGTTGTGCAATCATCTTAATTCTCGCCGCACGATAGTTAATTCGTTGAAACGATaataaaatgatgaagaaaatgCATAGAGTTGAGGTTTCGCTTGACCTTCCGCACGCATCAACCCCGCCCGGACCCCccatctcgtttttttttgtttttttgttttttttgtttttttttgttttttttttttttttttttttaattgacttTTACGCTGGGGATACCGTACCTATCCCATTGACAATCCCATCCCGGTGGAGCAGCTGCTTCCTCCAGACGTTCCAATTCACGCCCCGTGCCGGTCAGCCAATTTTCCAGATAATTGTTACGGAGCTCGCGAGCTTCCCACGCCGCGAGTAGAGTCTGAAATCAAATTCATCAGCTTGCTAATCAGCCTCTCTCGGTCGTAGtcggtgaaaaaattgtttatttttctctttgaaaTTTCGACTACGTACTTGAAGTTGAATCGCCATGACTTGAACGGCCGAAGCAGGTTGACCACCTtccgataaaaatttcaatttttccattatcGTCTCCGTCGTTCTTCTCAGCTCCTTCATTTCGTCATCAGTTTTTTCCTTTGCCCCGGTCTGTTCCACTTTCGCGACACTCGGTTCCTCGAATTTTTCCGTCGccgaaattattgtttttcgatcTGCCCGATCCTCACTTTCCTCCTCTACGATTTCATTTTCTGGCTCTATTTCGGGAGCGATCAtggccgccgccgccgccgccgccgccgccgccgtcaCCTCAGTTTTACTTACATTGTCAGCTTCAACGCTTCTGCTGCTCTTGCTCGGTATTACTAAAATACCGTAATAATTAGTAGTTGAACGAATGGAactaaaaacaataaattgatTTTCGCAACGTACCATCGAATGcaattcttctctttctctgaaAAGCCTTTGACGGCGTTTCCAAATTATCGAAGAATATATTGGCTTTCGGGAGGGGTTCGTCCTCAATTCGAACGATTCTCGTTTCCTCCGTTGTACTACAACACTCCTCATCATTATCGGCTCTCCGCGACTCGGATCCAAGCTCTTCCTTCGTATGTCTACTCTCGTCATTGATATTGTCGACTTTATCATTACCCGTGCAatgatattgaaatattttcacgctTCCAGAATCCGTGTAtttagtttcaatttttttaacggtTCCGTCTTGCGTTACTATCGTGGATGCTGCCTTTTCGGAGAAATCACCGATTGGAAAGAGAGGCTCGAGTATCGTTTCTACTTTTGGCGTAATTTCATCCTCCATGTCTGAATCATCCGCGTAACCAGGAacaagagaaaatttcaatttcttggTAGAAATCGAAGATTCCGCATTGTTCGATACTTTGGTATGCGGGGTCagtttattattttcgtaCGAGATTTCAGTATCGAGAATTGTCCAAGTTTTTTGCTCTTCGCCGCCGTCTCTCGTTCCacgttttcttctctttcgagCCTCCTCTTCTTTTGTCGGCCTTTTTTCACCAGCTCCGTCGTTTCTACTGGAATTTTCAGGCCCGTGAACCAACGGTACTATACCGGCTGGTAGGACAGGTCCTATTTTTCCGTTCCCCGCGTTATTCTCCGTATTCCTATTCGTTGACATGAGACTCTTCCAAGATTGAGTGGGTGTCGGATTGTTTTCTCGGTATCGATCTTTCGTCGGCGAATCATTCTCGCTCATCTCAGATTCACTTCCGTCACTCGGGAACGACGTTATCATTTCGATTTTCCTGCAACGGTAACGGGGGAGGGGGgaaatgaataatgaaaaacacgTTCAGCCATTTCCTCGCTCTTGATAGAACCTTACCCGTCGTCCGACTCTTCGTCCATTCCCAGCGAATCTTTCGACGTATTGGGCTCAGTTTTCAACGTTCGTTGCGAATTTGCCAAATAACTCACTTGTCTGTTTCGATTTCTAGCTACAACCTCCTTCGGTATCATTCCTTCGGGTATATTTATTTGTGGTTGAGGATCTAAATATGATCATAAATATGggattaatgaaatttttatctatTAGTCCGATAATGTGTGTACACTTTGATATTCCAAACTTTGCTCATCTCTTCGATGTAACGTAACAAGTGTCTCTCACAAgtgttttgagaaaaattgacCCATTGAGTACTGTAGGAAGTACGATTTAGGGAATCTTGTTGATTCCTTTctttcaacaattttatttcctCCGGCACCTCCCACGTTACTTCATTCGTTCGAACATGCCAATAATAGGGATAGCCTGTGGAATCATCGAAGCATTCCTGCCATACTGAATAACAAAAAAGTCTTGATCAATACGTTTCGATTGCGATGGAAATATCAAAGATCGTAAATTCTTAACGTGTCGCAGGTTTTGAAGGTGCTTACGAATAGAAGATTCTTCTGCGGAAAAACGATTCGTTGCTTTTTCGCTTTCTCCATCCTCcgaatttagttttttttctaaattttctaCCGGCGGTACTCCCGGAGCGATCAGTTGTATTTCCTAGAAAAGAATAGGAACCGACTTTTTAGCTGATAAATCAAAATGTGTTTGTTGCCTCGTCAGGTAGATCAACGCGACAAAACCTTGAGAAAATCATTGACTTTGTCATCGAGTTTCTTCCCATTGTTTCTCGAATCTTCGGTCTCGCTATCCGAGTTGTATTGTTCCAAAAGGTTACTGAGCGGATTACCAGGTACTTTGTTTTGCCCACAATCCTCGGTAGGAATTTCTTCATATTTGTCTGAACATAGAGAAAGGAGgaacattttattatttaatctaTATGAATTTGACAAAGCGTGCAGAGtcaatgctttttttcttttgccaaACTCATGGTTAAATACTTTGCCAACGTCTGCGAGGTGAATCGGACTGCTCGGCATTTATATCCAGAACTTGTCTTCTTTGACTTCTTTGTCTCTTCATATCGCGTTAACAAGTATAGCGCGTATTTATATCAATTGCATAGCTGATGTTAACGTTTAGCTTCACCACACCGCAATAGCGTTTTTGTATTCAATAACACACGCGACGTCGTCGgttgaattttattgaatcgCTCGAAGGAATAATGATGACCGTTATTAAATGCGAACTGTCATTAAAAATCCGCATACAATAATTACGGCAAAAATATCATTCACGTGTGTTCCATAACCTCGAGACACCTATTCGCGAAGAGGTTGAAATTCCAAGTCCGAAATCGTGAATAACAAAATCGATCCACATTTGtcttggagaaaaaatggttACTGCGCAAAATATGAAGCTTGATTTGCGGTACGAGTGTACGCTTAATGATTCTTGATAATCGTATAATTATATCGAGGCAGCAAGTCTGCTTCAACGATACTTTATCCGAATCCGAACCGAATGACAGAGATTCTTGGGCTTTCGTCGtcgttttcgtacagaaacaGAAGCAGCTGCTTGGTCGTCTCATTCGCACGGACGGCGAAGCGATGTTCCGGATATCACCACCGTCGCGGCGCCGTCGGCACCGTCGTGTCTGGGTCGGGTCGCACGCACGATGCATGTACACTTGGCGGCGACAATGCACAATAGCGCTCCTCTCTATTTCGCAACGCAAGTTtactggttttttttttatgtccattttacacaaaatataaaaataaccgAGACTCTACTCTACtcagtctcttgatatatatcaattttcatttttacactcGTACATAGTTCAAAATTCCTCGTTTCTCTAATTTTGcaatcacgaaatttgaattgGAGGATAATCGCGCGGGTTTTATAATTAATCAAAGAGCGCAGATTGCGTTTACGAAGGGTTCATTTATTATATAGTAGGATTCCATAAATTGTGGCTTTatatttcaatggaaaatccCGTATCAGAATGATTCAACCTGTAATACcagaaatgtatttttgtgTACATGTAATaataatttgacaatacaattaCATTCTACAATTCACGCGCGCTTGCAACCGCGCGCACACGGACTGTGATAATAATAAAGAATTATTATAGCAGAACAATATCGCGCTCAACAGCCGTAGttacaatgaatttttttcattttttaataacaacCGTAGGATaaagaaatttgaaatattgacaTCTTTTCGTCGTATAGGTAAAACTttgttataaaatataatgaccgcttttcttttttatcaatctGGTATTTTGTGCTCAACCTGCTCTGTTGTTATATAGCTGCTTTTGCTATGACGGCATAAATTTGggattttatatatatatatatatatatatatatatattgttgtTGTTACGCCGGATGGTTTACGTAATAAAACcggaaaaatgggaaaatttgAGCGAGAGAACATCACGAGAATACCCGACAAAGTCCCTTTTGCCGAAAAATGGACACGCAGGTGCTGAACAAACGAAGAGGAATACaaagactattttttttcatcacaattTTCTACCAAACCGTTTTATATtcggtatatatatatatgaattatCATATCACAGCGTCAACTATTTCATACCAATTGGGGCGCTATATAGAGCAGTCTTGTAACGACGCGCATTTTCGCGTGGGCTCAACACTTGTATACTTCTTTTACAATCACACGATAATACTTTTGttcgtttttcattgatttttttctctctcatcgttccgaattttttcactttgatTTTTCTGTTCATTAGCGTTATAGCCTCGTTTACTGCTTCGCTAATGCTAAttgtgaaagattttttttcatttttataatgtGAATACAGTACTAGTATAGAATTGAAGTACAATTATATTATACTAAATAAGGCAGCCGCCATGCATCTCCGGAGCGGGCACGTTTACAGACGTTTTATTTTCCCCAAAAGAGCTAATCTCGCTTAAAGTCCTCTTACGATACGACGTTTCCTATCGGTATTCTCAAATTAACCATTTGCTTATTCAATATGTAGTAAAAGTTTCGCGTGCCGAGTCAAATCTCTCCGTCAGCTCCttggcgaggaaaaaaaaaagtgtcccCAATATGA
This sequence is a window from Venturia canescens isolate UGA chromosome 8, ASM1945775v1, whole genome shotgun sequence. Protein-coding genes within it:
- the LOC122414866 gene encoding formin-binding protein 4-like isoform X2, with the translated sequence MKRQRSQRRQVLDINAEQSDSPRRRWQNKYEEIPTEDCGQNKVPGNPLSNLLEQYNSDSETEDSRNNGKKLDDKEIQLIAPGVPPVENLEKKLNSEDGESEKATNRFSAEESSILWQECFDDSTGYPYYWHVRTNEVTWEVPEEIKLLKERNQQDSLNRTSYSTQWVNFSQNTYPQPQINIPEGMIPKEVVARNRNRQVSYLANSQRTLKTEPNTSKDSLGMDEESDDGKIEMITSFPSDGSESEMSENDSPTKDRYRENNPTPTQSWKSLMSTNRNTENNAGNGKIGPVLPAGIVPLVHGPENSSRNDGAGEKRPTKEEEARKRRKRGTRDGGEEQKTWTILDTEISYENNKLTPHTKVSNNAESSISTKKLKFSLVPGYADDSDMEDEITPKVETILEPLFPIGDFSEKAASTIVTQDGTVKKIETKYTDSGSVKIFQYHCTGNDKVDNINDESRHTKEELGSESRRADNDEECCSTTEETRIVRIEDEPLPKANIFFDNLETPSKAFQRKRRIAFDVIPSKSSRSVEADNVSKTEVTAAAAAAAAAAMIAPEIEPENEIVEEESEDRADRKTIISATEKFEEPSVAKVEQTGAKEKTDDEMKELRRTTETIMEKLKFLSEGGQPASAVQVMAIQLQTLLAAWEARELRNNYLENWLTGTGRELERLEEAAAPPGWDCQWDRSHKRYFYRNSMSGDAQWTYPEADVIGGTEEMELCTTPPPQGQEEPCIIESDQSVKDQQITSAAASVPPMRNSELLKEELLDGNKMKERNQVAVPPPPPPQISSPSPPPPPRIYAEDMRKGKRRRGGSGCGSGCGSGCGSGTGTGSVQETISESKKEKCTTEINGASDEAENEEKESLVNPPLPPSPRKLSKPPLPPHPPTPVPNPPNNEPLPPGVDPPDMPFAIAARSIESTMLYTPAAAPPQTTNPIYTATIGDPTILGHHTAAALMQGQLMHYPTYHQHLHNQALIAAANRLTGQEAVQFMVDYGQVYTNTRVIAKPPIKSHKETLGLAIDSFYNDIASMEKAIRSSSDLETDQILPIEPIPLTIPQQLQQIQPASEIDQQPPPPPPPPPPPPILTDSVLKERKKKKTKLGISKKQKEVSTMVAKWQKAQHYEDND
- the LOC122414866 gene encoding formin-binding protein 4-like isoform X1 → MKRQRSQRRQVLDINAEQSDSPRRRWQNKYEEIPTEDCGQNKVPGNPLSNLLEQYNSDSETEDSRNNGKKLDDKVNDFLKEIQLIAPGVPPVENLEKKLNSEDGESEKATNRFSAEESSILWQECFDDSTGYPYYWHVRTNEVTWEVPEEIKLLKERNQQDSLNRTSYSTQWVNFSQNTYPQPQINIPEGMIPKEVVARNRNRQVSYLANSQRTLKTEPNTSKDSLGMDEESDDGKIEMITSFPSDGSESEMSENDSPTKDRYRENNPTPTQSWKSLMSTNRNTENNAGNGKIGPVLPAGIVPLVHGPENSSRNDGAGEKRPTKEEEARKRRKRGTRDGGEEQKTWTILDTEISYENNKLTPHTKVSNNAESSISTKKLKFSLVPGYADDSDMEDEITPKVETILEPLFPIGDFSEKAASTIVTQDGTVKKIETKYTDSGSVKIFQYHCTGNDKVDNINDESRHTKEELGSESRRADNDEECCSTTEETRIVRIEDEPLPKANIFFDNLETPSKAFQRKRRIAFDVIPSKSSRSVEADNVSKTEVTAAAAAAAAAAMIAPEIEPENEIVEEESEDRADRKTIISATEKFEEPSVAKVEQTGAKEKTDDEMKELRRTTETIMEKLKFLSEGGQPASAVQVMAIQLQTLLAAWEARELRNNYLENWLTGTGRELERLEEAAAPPGWDCQWDRSHKRYFYRNSMSGDAQWTYPEADVIGGTEEMELCTTPPPQGQEEPCIIESDQSVKDQQITSAAASVPPMRNSELLKEELLDGNKMKERNQVAVPPPPPPQISSPSPPPPPRIYAEDMRKGKRRRGGSGCGSGCGSGCGSGTGTGSVQETISESKKEKCTTEINGASDEAENEEKESLVNPPLPPSPRKLSKPPLPPHPPTPVPNPPNNEPLPPGVDPPDMPFAIAARSIESTMLYTPAAAPPQTTNPIYTATIGDPTILGHHTAAALMQGQLMHYPTYHQHLHNQALIAAANRLTGQEAVQFMVDYGQVYTNTRVIAKPPIKSHKETLGLAIDSFYNDIASMEKAIRSSSDLETDQILPIEPIPLTIPQQLQQIQPASEIDQQPPPPPPPPPPPPILTDSVLKERKKKKTKLGISKKQKEVSTMVAKWQKAQHYEDND
- the LOC122414866 gene encoding formin-binding protein 4-like isoform X3, giving the protein MIPKEVVARNRNRQVSYLANSQRTLKTEPNTSKDSLGMDEESDDGKIEMITSFPSDGSESEMSENDSPTKDRYRENNPTPTQSWKSLMSTNRNTENNAGNGKIGPVLPAGIVPLVHGPENSSRNDGAGEKRPTKEEEARKRRKRGTRDGGEEQKTWTILDTEISYENNKLTPHTKVSNNAESSISTKKLKFSLVPGYADDSDMEDEITPKVETILEPLFPIGDFSEKAASTIVTQDGTVKKIETKYTDSGSVKIFQYHCTGNDKVDNINDESRHTKEELGSESRRADNDEECCSTTEETRIVRIEDEPLPKANIFFDNLETPSKAFQRKRRIAFDVIPSKSSRSVEADNVSKTEVTAAAAAAAAAAMIAPEIEPENEIVEEESEDRADRKTIISATEKFEEPSVAKVEQTGAKEKTDDEMKELRRTTETIMEKLKFLSEGGQPASAVQVMAIQLQTLLAAWEARELRNNYLENWLTGTGRELERLEEAAAPPGWDCQWDRSHKRYFYRNSMSGDAQWTYPEADVIGGTEEMELCTTPPPQGQEEPCIIESDQSVKDQQITSAAASVPPMRNSELLKEELLDGNKMKERNQVAVPPPPPPQISSPSPPPPPRIYAEDMRKGKRRRGGSGCGSGCGSGCGSGTGTGSVQETISESKKEKCTTEINGASDEAENEEKESLVNPPLPPSPRKLSKPPLPPHPPTPVPNPPNNEPLPPGVDPPDMPFAIAARSIESTMLYTPAAAPPQTTNPIYTATIGDPTILGHHTAAALMQGQLMHYPTYHQHLHNQALIAAANRLTGQEAVQFMVDYGQVYTNTRVIAKPPIKSHKETLGLAIDSFYNDIASMEKAIRSSSDLETDQILPIEPIPLTIPQQLQQIQPASEIDQQPPPPPPPPPPPPILTDSVLKERKKKKTKLGISKKQKEVSTMVAKWQKAQHYEDND